Proteins found in one Methanobrevibacter arboriphilus JCM 13429 = DSM 1125 genomic segment:
- a CDS encoding zinc-ribbon domain-containing protein translates to MVKICSYCGCENQESFNFCSNCGRPLIPKEEKNLIIDYKKLIIISYVVTIIFSWGGLIFNLLFNSYGFFGIIGLFLPFYLIQSKNKSVKKHGYIQIALSLIGILLSLLLIFYI, encoded by the coding sequence ATGGTAAAAATATGTTCATATTGTGGTTGTGAAAATCAAGAAAGTTTTAACTTTTGTTCTAACTGTGGAAGACCATTAATTCCTAAGGAAGAAAAAAACTTAATTATAGATTATAAAAAATTAATCATTATTAGTTATGTTGTTACAATAATATTCAGTTGGGGAGGACTTATTTTCAACTTATTATTTAATAGCTATGGGTTTTTTGGTATTATAGGACTATTTTTACCATTTTATTTAATCCAATCTAAAAATAAGTCTGTTAAAAAACATGGTTATATACAAATAGCTCTTTCTCTAATTGGAATATTATTATCACTACTATTAATATTTTATATTTAA
- a CDS encoding ATP-binding cassette domain-containing protein: protein MDDLDNKNVIIEFQNISKTFDDNKIIDDFNLKIVEKEFLTIIGSSGCGKTTILKMINGLVKPSSGKIFLDGKDISKEDMVNLRRKIGYSIQGTSLFPHLSVKDNISYVLKLINKKDKDKIENDVEKWMKITNLDQNLIDRYPEELSGGQQQRVGIARALAASPKILLMDESFGAVDAITRKQLQKEIKKIHEKTKITIVFVTHDINEALALGDRTLIMNNGTIEQLDIPKNIMACPSSDFVKQLTEPIY, encoded by the coding sequence TCGATGATTTTAATCTTAAAATAGTTGAAAAAGAATTTTTAACAATCATTGGAAGTTCTGGGTGTGGAAAGACCACTATTTTAAAAATGATCAATGGTCTTGTCAAACCTAGCTCTGGAAAGATTTTTTTAGATGGAAAAGATATCTCTAAAGAAGATATGGTTAATTTAAGAAGAAAAATCGGTTATTCCATTCAAGGAACATCATTATTTCCTCATTTAAGTGTAAAAGATAATATTTCATATGTTCTAAAATTAATAAATAAAAAAGATAAGGATAAAATAGAAAATGATGTTGAAAAATGGATGAAAATAACTAATTTAGATCAAAATCTAATTGATCGTTATCCTGAAGAATTATCTGGAGGACAACAACAAAGAGTAGGTATAGCAAGAGCTTTAGCAGCTTCTCCAAAAATATTGTTGATGGATGAGTCTTTTGGAGCTGTTGATGCAATAACAAGAAAACAACTTCAAAAAGAGATAAAAAAAATACATGAAAAAACTAAAATCACCATTGTTTTTGTAACACATGATATAAATGAAGCACTTGCATTAGGAGATAGAACATTAATAATGAATAATGGAACAATCGAACAATTAGACATTCCAAAAAATATCATGGCTTGTCCTTCTTCTGATTTTGTAAAACAACTAACTGAACCAATATACTAA
- a CDS encoding DUF6790 family protein, protein MEMIYIFWIITIFGALIHLFLSKKERTKNRIFEIFLLWFLVIMVGFGSLFAFFGHVFTADMVANMIGWPTGSPFQFEVGIANLSYGILGILCWKLRDNFWTATIIAISVFYLGDGYFHIMNIIQVGNMAPGNAGFALYNDILIPIILITLLIAYKYTSKHVKINNASIKNN, encoded by the coding sequence ATGGAAATGATTTACATTTTTTGGATTATAACAATATTTGGGGCTTTAATACATTTATTTTTAAGTAAAAAAGAAAGAACTAAAAATAGAATTTTTGAAATATTCTTACTATGGTTTTTAGTAATAATGGTTGGTTTTGGATCATTATTTGCTTTTTTTGGTCATGTTTTCACGGCAGACATGGTTGCTAATATGATAGGGTGGCCTACTGGGAGTCCATTTCAGTTTGAAGTTGGAATTGCAAACTTGTCATACGGAATTTTGGGTATTTTATGTTGGAAATTAAGAGATAATTTTTGGACAGCAACAATAATAGCTATATCTGTATTCTATTTAGGAGATGGCTATTTTCACATCATGAATATAATTCAAGTAGGTAATATGGCTCCTGGAAATGCAGGCTTTGCATTGTACAATGATATATTAATCCCAATAATACTAATAACACTTTTAATCGCATATAAATATACTTCAAAACATGTGAAAATAAACAATGCCTCCATAAAAAATAACTAA
- a CDS encoding glycosyltransferase, whose protein sequence is MSKNILIVEDNKYTGIDLKNKLESLNYKVIDIVPTEEEGINIAIEKRPDLVLIDLVLKESNRGIEASKKILALDLPILFITSIEDLNSNTNDEKLKENIDLGSGFILKPIEIEKLNRSVKIAINNNKIETEKLNLAMGVVGNNDSRYYDKTDENSQLHLKAKKSYYQMKKSENSKNSSKISEKNEKITSTNKKDILIVEDESVSLDIKQKLENIGYNVIDTADTGKEAIKKAKKFHPDLILMSIELKGDINGIETSKKLEKLDIPIIYLVNDDEKENIKNAIITYPYGFISKPYNDSELKHTVNIALKKHAHNVNKIKKIENDVKEKNKELLIEKLCVIGMLGISSILILYSFLYLNFTVLQWVLFVPSAITIFLAVMSLFKQDKVTNYEVPPFVTMMVPAHNEEHTIADCVRSLANVDYFYKGKRNFELIVINDGSEDRTGEVLNELKKEFDHLKVITRVPPRSGKGKGFVLNDGLEISKGEAIAVFDADARVDPDFLTKIIPYLNDEKVQGVQSRIKMYNKDENFLTAMQHIELAVFGNIVRAKDVLGKAGFLGGNGQIVKKEAIYNIGGWDGFAITEDLNLSIRLMIDRFAIRYCGEACVYQEAVPNWKQLFRQRTRWAIGNFETLFIYTPKIIKSKIPVFRTFGIIEHVAFYGLNLFIFFGFIVLGLNIISYFYLNDFIIKMNAPLIIGMVSAFGFFPGVIVTLNRDNISIPQIFKGIVGYWLYSFHLIPLFFITCYQMLTRKERTWAKTLHLGKDEDLKPENMGEIKGKMKKFKIGKNIEAKVNYDSK, encoded by the coding sequence TAGAAAAAAGACCAGATTTAGTTTTAATAGATCTTGTTTTAAAAGAAAGTAATAGGGGAATTGAAGCATCTAAAAAAATACTAGCATTAGATTTACCAATCTTATTCATAACAAGTATAGAAGACCTAAATTCTAATACTAATGATGAAAAACTCAAAGAAAACATCGACCTAGGATCAGGTTTTATTTTAAAACCAATAGAGATTGAAAAACTTAACAGATCTGTTAAAATAGCTATAAACAATAATAAAATTGAAACAGAAAAATTAAATCTCGCTATGGGAGTAGTGGGAAATAATGATTCTAGATACTATGATAAGACAGATGAAAACTCACAATTACATTTAAAAGCAAAAAAAAGTTATTATCAAATGAAAAAGAGTGAAAATTCTAAAAATTCTTCTAAAATCTCTGAAAAAAATGAGAAAATAACTTCAACAAATAAAAAAGATATTTTAATTGTAGAAGATGAATCTGTTTCTTTAGATATCAAACAAAAACTTGAAAATATAGGGTATAATGTAATTGATACCGCGGATACTGGGAAAGAAGCTATAAAAAAAGCTAAAAAATTTCATCCAGACCTTATTCTTATGAGTATTGAGTTAAAAGGAGATATAAATGGTATAGAAACCTCTAAAAAACTTGAAAAATTAGATATACCTATAATATATTTAGTTAATGATGATGAAAAAGAAAATATAAAAAATGCTATAATAACATATCCTTATGGATTTATTTCAAAACCTTATAATGATTCTGAATTAAAACATACAGTAAATATAGCACTTAAAAAACACGCACATAACGTGAATAAAATTAAAAAAATAGAAAATGATGTTAAAGAAAAAAATAAAGAGCTTCTAATTGAAAAACTATGTGTTATTGGTATGCTTGGAATTTCTTCTATACTCATACTTTATTCATTTTTATATCTTAATTTTACAGTGCTACAATGGGTTTTATTTGTACCATCTGCTATTACAATATTTTTAGCAGTTATGAGTTTATTCAAGCAAGATAAAGTTACAAATTATGAAGTTCCACCTTTTGTTACTATGATGGTTCCAGCTCATAATGAAGAACATACAATTGCAGATTGTGTTAGATCACTTGCAAATGTTGATTATTTCTACAAAGGAAAAAGAAATTTTGAGCTTATTGTTATTAATGATGGATCTGAAGATAGAACTGGAGAAGTTCTTAATGAATTAAAAAAAGAATTCGATCATTTAAAAGTAATTACAAGAGTACCTCCAAGATCAGGGAAAGGAAAAGGTTTTGTACTGAATGATGGCTTAGAAATATCTAAAGGAGAAGCTATAGCTGTTTTTGATGCTGATGCTCGTGTAGATCCAGATTTCCTCACTAAAATCATACCTTATTTAAATGATGAAAAAGTTCAAGGTGTTCAATCTCGTATAAAGATGTATAACAAAGATGAAAATTTTCTTACAGCTATGCAGCATATTGAACTTGCTGTGTTTGGAAACATTGTTAGAGCAAAAGATGTTTTAGGTAAAGCTGGTTTTTTAGGTGGAAATGGGCAGATAGTTAAAAAAGAAGCAATCTATAATATCGGAGGATGGGATGGATTTGCTATAACAGAAGATCTAAACTTAAGTATTAGATTAATGATAGATAGATTTGCAATCAGATATTGTGGAGAAGCTTGTGTTTATCAAGAAGCAGTACCAAATTGGAAGCAATTATTTAGACAAAGAACTCGATGGGCAATTGGAAACTTTGAAACACTATTTATATACACTCCAAAAATAATAAAATCTAAAATTCCAGTTTTTAGAACATTTGGAATCATAGAACATGTGGCATTTTACGGTTTAAACCTATTTATATTCTTTGGTTTTATCGTTCTTGGGTTAAATATCATTTCATATTTCTATTTAAATGACTTTATAATAAAGATGAATGCGCCTTTAATTATAGGAATGGTTTCTGCATTTGGATTTTTCCCAGGCGTAATTGTGACTTTAAATCGAGATAATATTTCAATACCTCAAATATTTAAAGGTATTGTTGGATATTGGCTTTATTCGTTCCATCTTATTCCATTATTCTTTATTACCTGTTATCAAATGCTAACTAGAAAAGAAAGAACATGGGCAAAAACATTACATCTTGGTAAAGACGAAGATTTAAAACCAGAAAATATGGGAGAGATTAAAGGAAAAATGAAAAAGTTTAAAATTGGTAAAAATATAGAAGCTAAAGTTAATTATGATTCTAAATAA